Proteins encoded together in one Venturia canescens isolate UGA chromosome 10, ASM1945775v1, whole genome shotgun sequence window:
- the LOC122416968 gene encoding cdc42 homolog, with the protein MQTIKCVVVGDGAVGKTCLLISYTTNKFPSEYVPTVFDNYAVTVMIGGEPYTLGLFDTAGQEDYDRLRPLSYPQTDVFLVCFSVVSPSSFENVKEKWVPEITHHCQKTPFLLVGTQIDLRDDAATIEKLAKNKQKPITGEQGEKLAKELKAVKYVECSALTQKGLKNVFDEAILAALEPPEPVRRKKCVIL; encoded by the exons ATGCAAACAATAAAGTGTGTGGTGGTGGGTGACGGAGCAGTTGGTAAAACATGTTTACTGATTTCCTACACGACCAATAAATTTCCTTCCGAATACGTACCTACCGTATTTGACAACTATGCCGTCACTGTCATGATTGGCGGGGAACCATACACTTTAGGCTTGTTTGACACAGCTG GTCAGGAAGATTACGACAGGCTTCGACCTCTCAGTTATCCACAAACTGACGTCTTTCTGGTCTGCTTTTCTGTCGTTTCACCATCCTCATTTGAGAATGTGAAAGAAAAG TGGGTACCGGAAATAACGCATCATTGTCAAAAAACGCCATTTTTACTGGTCGGAACGCAAATTGACTTACGAGATGATGCCGCAACCATCGAGAAACTGGCAAAAAACAAACAGAAGCCGATAACCGGTGAGCAAGGAGAGAAGCTTGCGAAAGAGCTCAAAGCAGTCAAATACGTTGAGTGTAGCGCTCTCACACAG AAAGGCCTGAAGAATGTATTCGATGAGGCGATTCTGGCAGCGTTAGAACCACCAGAACcagtgagaagaaaaaagtgcgtGATATTGTAG
- the LOC122416967 gene encoding sodium/potassium/calcium exchanger 4-like, with protein MARRHRHMVGFRILLVIAIPTMYFLCVSLTGIFAKGDRHVAVPNGGQTPDLIRSRKLLQIEEPLVLGAKKNCNQPSIQEFPPDGLTRTQRQSGFILIHVVIATYLFLLLAVVCDDFFVPSIQKICDKLQVTKDVAGATFMAAATSSPELFINVVGTFITEGDLGVGTIVGSAVFNILAVPACCGLFANQVLDLDWWPITRDSLAYSMTVLLLIVTLRDGRIEWYEALILVISYILYIMAMCFNKKISRCMRSMMKRKTTYQNLSEASPLIAKNFGDAEKGSIVETTEDESLEIVNMTKWPEPAAEKLWWVFTWPINLVLLFTIPDCRRKSLKSWYPITFLMCIVWIASMSYLVAWDITIIGDTLEIPDSVMGLTFLAAGMSVPEAVSSVIVTNQGHGTMGISNSIGSNVFDVLLCLGLPWFIKAVFLPKIPGTNFVQINSEGLIYSSISLFSTLILLYTAFVLNKFKLDRKVGITCLSMYGVFLIFASLTELNVFFPVNLPTCVH; from the exons atggCACGACGCCACAGACACATGGTCGGCTTCAGAATCTTGTTGGTTATCGCGATACCGACGATGTACTTTCTTTGCGTCAGTTTAACCGGGATATTCGCAAAAGGAGATCGACACGTCGCGGTCCCCAACGGAGGACAAACTCCGGACTTGATTA GATCACGAAAATTGCTGCAGATCGAAGAGCCCTTGGTTTTGggagcgaaaaaaaactgcaacCAACCATCCATCCAGGAATTTCCACCTGATGGATTAACTCGGACTCAGAGACAATCGGGATTCATTTTAATTCACGTCGTTATTGCCACGTATCTTTTCCTCCTGCTCGCCGTCGTCTGCGACGACTTCTTCGTCCCTTCGATACAAAAGATATGCGACA AGCTCCAAGTGACAAAAGACGTCGCGGGTGCAACATTCATGGCGGCGGCGACTTCGAGCCCGGAACTATTCATAAACGTCGTCGGTACGTTTATAACCGAGGGAGATCTCGGAGTCGGGACTATCGTCGGTTCGGCTGTCTTTAACATTCTCGCAGTGCCAGCCTGTTGCGGATTGTTCGCCAATCAG GTTTTAGATCTGGATTGGTGGCCCATAACTCGAGATTCGCTCGCCTATAGCATGACCGTCTTATTGCTCATAGTAACCCTTCGAGATGGTCGTATCGAGTGGTACGAAGCATTAATTCTCGTAATATCGTATATTTTGTATATAATGG CGATGtgcttcaataaaaaaataagtcgATGCATGAGATCGATGATGAAACGGAAAACGACGTACCAAAATTTGAGCGAGGCCAGTCCCTTGATTGCCAAAA ACTTTGGGGACGCAGAGAAAGGGAGCATCGTTGAAACGACGGAAGACGAATCAC TGGAAATCGTCAATATGACCAAATGGCCAGAACCCGCCGCTGAAAAACTCTGGTGGGTTTTCACTTGGCCAATCAATCTTGTGCTCCTCTTCACCATACCGGATTGCAGGAGAAAATCATTGAAGTCTTGGTATCCAATCACCTTCCTCATGTGCATCGTCTGGATCGCGAGCATGTCGTACCTCGTCGCTTGGGACATTACGATCATCG GCGACACTCTCGAGATACCCGATTCCGTGATGGGTCTGACTTTCTTGGCTGCTGGAATGAGCGTGCCCGAGGCTGTATCGAGCGTCATAGTGACAAATCAAG GTCACGGTACAATGGGAATAAGTAACTCGATAGGATCGAACGTTTTTGATGTTTTACTGTGTCTCGGGTTACCATGGTTCATAAAAGCTGTTTTTCTGCCAAAAATACCAGGAACGAATTTCGTTCAGATCAACTCGGAGGGCCTCATCTACAGCTCGATCTCGTTGTTCTCGACTCTCATACTTCTATACACTGCTTTCGTTCTTAACAAGTTTAAACTCGATCGCAAAGTCGGAATCACGTGTCTCTCGATGTACGgagtatttttaatatttgctTCCCTCACAGAATTAAATGTGTTCTTCCCCGTGAATCTGCCAACGTGCGTTCATTGA
- the zyd gene encoding sodium/potassium/calcium exchanger 3 encodes MDTSDLGGGINCTPPAIEDFPHDLFDEKQRQAGAVVVHVIVSLYLFIALAVVCDKFFVPAVEKICHALSMSKDVAGATFMAAATSAPELFVNAIGTFITEGDIGVGTIVGSAVFNILAVPACCGIGAGMVVPLDWWPVSRDCLAYGVTVAILICIIHDERVEWYEALSLVLLYIVYIAVMYWDKSFQRCTRFRTKTRENSSEDCHLGTAPGEASEIHLSRSDKLQSPGSERVEQIATIDVPLQNGGAKTQEENHEPEYEYELLVWPARGGWIRKTAWILTWPIHLVFMCTIPDCEKPRFKNWFPVTFLMCIIWIGSLSYVVAWMITIIGDTLKIPDSVMGITFLAAGTSVPEAVSSVIVAKQGHGSMGISNSIGSNTFDILLCLGLPWLIKSSFSPTQPGRHYISINSGGLEYSAISLLSTLMLLYIAFASNKFQLDRKVGRACLCMYAVFLILASLIELNVFFRVNLPTCQRTVK; translated from the exons ATGGATACGTCTGACCTAGGAGGAG GTATCAATTGCACACCGCCAGCGATCGAGGACTTTCCACACGATCTCTTTGACGAGAAGCAACGACAGGCTGGGGCCGTTGTCGTTCACGTTATCGTTTCCCTCTACCTCTTTATCGCGCTGGCGGTAGTATGCGATAAATTCTTCGTACCTGCGGTCGAAAAAATATGTCACG CGCTATCGATGTCAAAAGACGTTGCCGGTGCGACGTTTATGGCAGCTGCAACATCAGCTCCCGAACTATTCGTAAATGCGATCGGGACGTTCATCACCGAAGGTGATATCGGCGTGGGCACGATCGTCGGATCGGCGGTCTTTAACATTCTAGCTGTTCCAGCCTGCTGTGGTATCGGGGCCGGGATG GTCGTGCCGTTGGATTGGTGGCCGGTCAGCCGAGACTGCCTCGCTTATGGGGTCACAGTAGCCATCTTAATTTGCATTATACACGACGAACGAGTCGAGTGGTACGAGGCATTGTCACTTGTACTATTATACATCGTATATATCGCTGTGATGTACTGGGACAAGTCGTTTCAGCGTTGTACGAGATTTCGCACAAAAACGCGGGAAAATTCATCGGAGGATTGCCATCTCGGTACTGCCCCAG GAGAAGCGAGCGAGATTCACTTATCGAGATCCGATAAATTGCAATCACCTGGCAGTGAGAGAGTCGAACAAATCGCTACGATCGACGTGCCACTGCAAAATGGTGGAGCTAAGACTCAGGAGGAAAATCACGAACCTG AGTACGAGTACGAACTTTTGGTATGGCCAGCGCGAGGAGGCTGGATAAGAAAAACAGCGTGGATTCTCACGTGGCCAATTCATCTAGTCTTCATGTGTACGATACCGGACTGCGAGAAGCCCCGATTCAAAAATTGGTTTCCTGTCACTTTCTTAATGTGCATCATTTGGATTGGAAGCTTGAGCTACGTCGTTGCTTGGATGATCACCATTATCG GTGACACCTTGAAGATTCCGGACTCGGTAATGGGCATAACATTTTTGGCAGCTGGAACGAGCGTGCCCGAGGCTGTCTCGAGTGTCATCGTGGCAAAACAAG GACACGGTTCGATGGGAATCAGCAATTCGATCGGTTCGAACACGTTCGACATTCTGCTCTGCCTGGGATTGCCGTGGCTaataaaatcatcattttcacCGACTCAGCCTGGGCGTCACTACATAAGCATAAATTCGGGTGGTTTGGAGTACAGCGCGATATCATTGTTGTCGACCCTGATGCTATTGTACATCGCATTTGCCTCGAACAAATTTCAATTGGACAGAAAAGTTGGACGAGCATGTCTCTGTATGTACGCAGTGTTTTTAATACTAGCTTCGTTGATCGAGCTCAACGTATTCTTCAGGGTGAATTTGCCGACTTGCCAGAGGACGGTCAAGTGA
- the Hk gene encoding voltage-gated potassium channel subunit beta-2 isoform X1 has protein sequence MSQLMLCNLANTSNAGNDTNNNANTNSSMEDDDSYPLPTIYRCRAPIASLDCMEEFNGGGGGAGDSGVHCSTTGGTKEQLLTNCIAAQAHRSQHPSPGIRYRNLGKSGLRVSNVGLGTWTTFGGVGGCISEETAEAVVALAYDSGINVFDLSEAHSGHRAETQLGRILLRRAWNRSSYVVTTKIYWNTKTEGRGLSRKHIIESVQASLARLQLSYIDIVMIHKVDPMCPMEEIVRAMNYLISKGWVMYWGTSRWTPVEIMEAYTNCRQFNCVTPIVEQAEYHLFYRDKPELYMPELYNKIGVGLMAWSTVTIGMVSPKPDDCGVSLLSRSSYKNKYSSFSWTEDETQSLYKESIRGSLTQEYGWKEKPVEEETRKYSDKLRDVCALAERLGCSFGQLAIAWSLKNESVQCLLLGASNTDQLYESLQSLQLIPKLNTNMMNEIERILDNKPCRPPMVSTLALR, from the exons ATGTCACAATTAATGTTATGCAATCTTGCCAACACCTCGAACGCGGGAAATGATACGAACAATAACGCTAACACCAACAGCAGCATGGAGGACGATGATTCTTATCCACTGCCTACGATTTATAG gtGTCGAGCACCCATAGCGAGTCTGGATTGCATGGAAGAGTTCAATGGTGGCGGGGGTGGCGCAGGAGATTCTGGAGTTCACTGTAGCACGACCGGGGGCACGAAGGAACAATTGTTGACGAATTGCATCGCCGCACAGGCACATCGCTCACAACATCCTTCGCCAGGTATTCGCTACCGCAACTTGGGCAAAAGCGGTCTACGTGTTTCCAATGTTGGATTAG GAACGTGGACAACATTTGGAGGTGTGGGCGGTTGCATAAGCGAGGAAACCGCCGAAGCTGTGGTCGCCCTCGCATACGACAGTGGCATCAACGTGTTCGATCTTAGCGAAGCGCACAGTGGTCATCGCGCGGAAACACAATTGGGCAGAATACTCCTTCGTCGTGCCTGGAATCGCTCGAGTTACGTTGTGACtacgaaaatttattggaaCACCAA AACCGAGGGCCGGGGATTATCTCGTAAACACATTATTGAATCTGTCCAAGCCTCACTCGCCAGACTGCAATTGTCGTACATAGACATCGTCATGATTCACAAAGTTGACCCAATGTGCCCGATGGAAg AAATAGTACGAGCTATGAATTACTTGATAAGCAAAGGTTGGGTCATGTATTGGGGCACGTCTCGTTGGACCCCGGTCGAAATAATGGAGGCTTACACAAACTGTCGACAATTTAATTGCGTTACCCCGATCGTCGAGCAGGCCGAGTATCATCTCTTCTACAGAGACAAACCGGAGCTCTACATGCCAGAATTGTACAATAAAATTG gtGTCGGATTGATGGCGTGGTCGACCGTGACGATCGGTATGGTCTCCCCGAAACCCGATGATTGCGGAGTTTCGCTACTTTCGCGATCTTCTTACAAG aatAAGTATTCGTCGTTTAGTTGGACGGAGGACGAGACACAATCGTTGTACAAAGAG AGTATACGCGGCTCCCTGACTCAAGAATACGGTTGGAAAGAGAAACCGGTGGAAGAAGAGACGAGAAAGTACTCGGACAAATTGAGGGACGTTTGCGCCCTTGCCGAGAGACTCGGTTGCTCCTTTGGCCAACTCGCAATCGCGTGGTCCCTCAAGAATGAAAGTGTCCAGTGCCTTCTTCTCGGAGCATCCAACACAGATCAACTCTACGAGAGTTTGCAGAGCTTGcag CTCATTCCAAAGCTCAACACGAACATGATGAACGAAATCGAGAGAATACTAGACAACAAGCCTTGCCGTCCACCAATGGTATCGACACTTGCGCTCAGATGA
- the Hk gene encoding voltage-gated potassium channel subunit beta-2 isoform X2 has protein sequence MSQLMLCNLANTSNAGNDTNNNANTNSSMEDDDSYPLPTIYRCRAPIASLDCMEEFNGGGGGAGDSGVHCSTTGGTKEQLLTNCIAAQAHRSQHPSPGTWTTFGGVGGCISEETAEAVVALAYDSGINVFDLSEAHSGHRAETQLGRILLRRAWNRSSYVVTTKIYWNTKTEGRGLSRKHIIESVQASLARLQLSYIDIVMIHKVDPMCPMEEIVRAMNYLISKGWVMYWGTSRWTPVEIMEAYTNCRQFNCVTPIVEQAEYHLFYRDKPELYMPELYNKIGVGLMAWSTVTIGMVSPKPDDCGVSLLSRSSYKNKYSSFSWTEDETQSLYKESIRGSLTQEYGWKEKPVEEETRKYSDKLRDVCALAERLGCSFGQLAIAWSLKNESVQCLLLGASNTDQLYESLQSLQLIPKLNTNMMNEIERILDNKPCRPPMVSTLALR, from the exons ATGTCACAATTAATGTTATGCAATCTTGCCAACACCTCGAACGCGGGAAATGATACGAACAATAACGCTAACACCAACAGCAGCATGGAGGACGATGATTCTTATCCACTGCCTACGATTTATAG gtGTCGAGCACCCATAGCGAGTCTGGATTGCATGGAAGAGTTCAATGGTGGCGGGGGTGGCGCAGGAGATTCTGGAGTTCACTGTAGCACGACCGGGGGCACGAAGGAACAATTGTTGACGAATTGCATCGCCGCACAGGCACATCGCTCACAACATCCTTCGCCAG GAACGTGGACAACATTTGGAGGTGTGGGCGGTTGCATAAGCGAGGAAACCGCCGAAGCTGTGGTCGCCCTCGCATACGACAGTGGCATCAACGTGTTCGATCTTAGCGAAGCGCACAGTGGTCATCGCGCGGAAACACAATTGGGCAGAATACTCCTTCGTCGTGCCTGGAATCGCTCGAGTTACGTTGTGACtacgaaaatttattggaaCACCAA AACCGAGGGCCGGGGATTATCTCGTAAACACATTATTGAATCTGTCCAAGCCTCACTCGCCAGACTGCAATTGTCGTACATAGACATCGTCATGATTCACAAAGTTGACCCAATGTGCCCGATGGAAg AAATAGTACGAGCTATGAATTACTTGATAAGCAAAGGTTGGGTCATGTATTGGGGCACGTCTCGTTGGACCCCGGTCGAAATAATGGAGGCTTACACAAACTGTCGACAATTTAATTGCGTTACCCCGATCGTCGAGCAGGCCGAGTATCATCTCTTCTACAGAGACAAACCGGAGCTCTACATGCCAGAATTGTACAATAAAATTG gtGTCGGATTGATGGCGTGGTCGACCGTGACGATCGGTATGGTCTCCCCGAAACCCGATGATTGCGGAGTTTCGCTACTTTCGCGATCTTCTTACAAG aatAAGTATTCGTCGTTTAGTTGGACGGAGGACGAGACACAATCGTTGTACAAAGAG AGTATACGCGGCTCCCTGACTCAAGAATACGGTTGGAAAGAGAAACCGGTGGAAGAAGAGACGAGAAAGTACTCGGACAAATTGAGGGACGTTTGCGCCCTTGCCGAGAGACTCGGTTGCTCCTTTGGCCAACTCGCAATCGCGTGGTCCCTCAAGAATGAAAGTGTCCAGTGCCTTCTTCTCGGAGCATCCAACACAGATCAACTCTACGAGAGTTTGCAGAGCTTGcag CTCATTCCAAAGCTCAACACGAACATGATGAACGAAATCGAGAGAATACTAGACAACAAGCCTTGCCGTCCACCAATGGTATCGACACTTGCGCTCAGATGA